A stretch of the Lolium perenne isolate Kyuss_39 chromosome 3, Kyuss_2.0, whole genome shotgun sequence genome encodes the following:
- the LOC127339879 gene encoding uncharacterized protein isoform X2 produces the protein MGYYRRAAELGHPVGMCNLGVSYLEADPPEAKEAVRWFYPAASAGNVRAQYNLGLCLQNGKGIKRNQREAAKWYLRAAEGGNVRAMYNVSLCYCLGEGFTQDHMRAKKWLQLAADCGHKKALYECGLKLCAAL, from the exons ATGGGGTACTACCGCAGGGCGGCCGAGCTGGGGCACCCTGTCGGGATGTGCAATCTCGGGGTCTCTTACCTTGAAG CTGATCCACCTGAGGCCAAGGAAGCTGTTAGATGGTTTTATCCAGCTGCGTCCGCAGGCAATGTTCGTGCCCAATACAACCTAGGCCTCTGCTTGCAGAATGGAAAAGGAATCAAGAGGAATCAACGAGAAGCT GCAAAATGGTACTTGCGAGCTGCAGAGGGAGGGAATGTACGAGCCATGTATAACGTTTCCTTGTGTTACTGCTTGGGTGAAGGGTTTACGCAGGATCATATGCGTGCTAAGAAGTGGCTGCAACTAGCTGCTGACTGTGGTCACAAGAAGGCTCTTTATGAGTGTGGTCTTAAACTATGCGCG GCATTATGA
- the LOC127339879 gene encoding uncharacterized protein isoform X1 produces MGYYRRAAELGHPVGMCNLGVSYLEADPPEAKEAVRWFYPAASAGNVRAQYNLGLCLQNGKGIKRNQREAAKWYLRAAEGGNVRAMYNVSLCYCLGEGFTQDHMRAKKWLQLAADCGHKKALYECGLKLCALLNDCEHDSGANKNGYRHYDFRRVSFLHISSIRSARRHVNRRRTVEESMRLQWRK; encoded by the exons ATGGGGTACTACCGCAGGGCGGCCGAGCTGGGGCACCCTGTCGGGATGTGCAATCTCGGGGTCTCTTACCTTGAAG CTGATCCACCTGAGGCCAAGGAAGCTGTTAGATGGTTTTATCCAGCTGCGTCCGCAGGCAATGTTCGTGCCCAATACAACCTAGGCCTCTGCTTGCAGAATGGAAAAGGAATCAAGAGGAATCAACGAGAAGCT GCAAAATGGTACTTGCGAGCTGCAGAGGGAGGGAATGTACGAGCCATGTATAACGTTTCCTTGTGTTACTGCTTGGGTGAAGGGTTTACGCAGGATCATATGCGTGCTAAGAAGTGGCTGCAACTAGCTGCTGACTGTGGTCACAAGAAGGCTCTTTATGAGTGTGGTCTTAAACTATGCGCG TTACTCAACGATTGTGAACATGACAGTGGAGCTAACAAAAATGGCTACAGGCATTATGACTTTAGGCGAGTCAGCTTCCTTCACATCAGCAGCATCAGAAGTGCCAGGAGGCACGTCAACCGCAGGCGAACAGTTGAAGAATCCATGCGGCTGCAGTGGAGAAAATAA